The DNA sequence GGGCCGCGGCCGCGACGCCCCCGAAGGCGAGCGGCCGCCGCATCACCCGGGCGGCGAGGCCGGTCCAGAACCCGCCGCGCGCGACCGGCTCCGCGGCGTGTCCGCCGGCGTGGCCGCCCCGGGGCAGTACGGCACCGCCTGTCACGGCCAGCACCGCGGGCAGCACGACGAGCGACGCGACCACCCCGCCGACCACGACCGCGATCCCGGCGTAGGCGAACGAGCGCAGGAAGTCGAACGGCAGCACCAGCAGCACGGCGAGCGACGCGGCCACCGTGGCCCCGCTGAAGATCACCGTGTGCCCGGCGTGCTCCACCGCGCGGGCGACGGCCTCCTGCCGCTCGCGGCCGTGCCGTACCTCCTCGCGGAAGCGGGAGACCACGAACAGCGCGTGGTCGACGCCGAGGCCGAGCCCCATCGCCAGCGTGAGGTTGAGCGCGAACGTGGAGATGTCGGTGAACAGCAGCGGGATGCGGAGCAGCGCCAGCCCGATCACCATGGCGAACAGGCCCGCCGCGATCGGCAGCACGGCGGCGAGGATGCGGCGCAGGTAGAGCCAGAGCAGCAGGAAGACGAGCGGGAAGATGACCAGCTCGGCGCGGAGGAAGTCCTGCCGGGCCAGCGGCACGGTCTGGCGGAACACCTCCTCGCCGCCGCCCGCGCGCACCTCGATCGCGTGGTCGCCGCGGGTCACCTCGGGCAGCAGCGCGGGCAGGATCCGGGCCCGCACGTGGTCGGCGTCCCCGGGGATGCGGGCGAGGATCAGGGCGTGGCGGCCGTCGGTGCTGCGCAGCGTGGCCGGGGCGCCGCGGGTCCAGTACGAGGCCGCCTCGGCCACCCCCTCGAAGGCGGCCACCCGGGCGGTGAGCGCCCGGCCGGAGGCCGCGACCTGTGGGTCGTCCACGTCCCCGCGGCGGGCGGTGACCAGCAGGATCAGGTCGGCCCCGCCGGTGCCGAAGCGTTCGGCGAGCTGGGCGGCGGTGCGGTCCGACTCCGACCCGGGCGCCTCGAAGCGGGCGAGCGACAGCGCGCCCACGGTGCCCGCGGCGAGCACGCCCGCGACCACGGCGGCGACCAGCGAGCACAGCAGCACGAGGCGGCGCCGCCGCACCGCCCACCACCCGAGGCGGCGCAGCGGATGGCCCCGCCGGGTCCTGTTCTCCATGACTCCCCCGCGAAACTCGGTAAAGTACTCGTATTTGGTGGACCCAGAAATACAAGTAAACACTCGTGTTTGTCAACGGGGGTGGCGCATGCCCGAGCAGCGGCGGCCGGTGCGGCGGCAGGCCCGCGGGCTGAAACGCATGGAGGCGATCCTGGACGCGGCCGAGCAGGTGATCGAGGAGGTCGGGTACGCCGACGCCACGACGAACGCGATCGCCGCCCGGGCCGGGATCTCACCGGGGTCGCTCTACCAGTTCTTCCGCAACAAGGAGGAGATCCTCGACGGCCTGCTCGAGCGCTTCACCACCGGCCGCAAGCGGTTCTGGGACACCTACTTCACCCCGGAGACCGAGCGGCTGCCCCTGCCCGAGCTGGTCGACAAGGTGATCGACGCCGCCGTCGGGTTCAAGCGCGCCCACCCGGCCTACTGGTCCCTGCTGTACGGCTCGGCGATCGCCGACCGCCTGGCCGAGGCGTCGGCGCGGCTGCACGCCGACCTCGCCGGGCTGTTCGCCGAGGTGCTCGGCCGGCGCGCCCCGCACCTGCCCGCACAGCGCCGCCTCGCGATCGCCGGCATGGTGCTCGCCACGGTGACCGCGGTGATGCCGCGCATCGTCGAGGCCGACCCCGCCCGCGCCGGCGAGCTCACCGCCGAGCTGAAGGCCATGCTCACCGCCTACCTCACCGCGGCCCTGGCGCCCGGGCGGTGAGCAGGACGCACAAAGCCCGCCGGCCGAACCGGCCGACGGGCTTGCCGATACGAGAGGGCGCGCGACCTCAGCCGCGGCCGATGCGCCCGAACGGGCCGCTCACCGCGTAGGTGACGCCGCCGGTGCCGGACGCCGGCCCCGCGGCCCCGCGCTGCGAGGAGAAGTAGAGGTGCCGGCCGTCCGGCGAGAACGCCAGGCCGGTGATGGCCGAGGAGTCGTGGCCGGTGACCCGGAGGAACGGCGCGGCGGTGCCGTCGGCGGTCAGCACGTCGATGGTCATGCCGTCGCCCGCCACGAACAGCTCACCCGTGTCGCCGACCAGGGCCGGGATGAGCGACGCGGCGTCGGAGGTGGCCTCGAGGCGGTGGTGCACCGCGTCGTACGACCACACCAGCCCGTCGGCGGTGACGAACCGGCACACGCCGTCCGCGAAGTGGCAGCCGGCGGGGCGCTCGAACCGCCGGGCGCCGGGCACCTGGCTGCGCACCGGTTCGATCAGGCCGGCCGGGTTGGGCACCCGCCGCCAGACGATCGGCCCGGCCCCGGCGGGGGCGGTGACGAGGACCTCCAGCGTCCCGGAGGTCAGGTCGCCCCACTCGTCAGGGACGAACCGGTAGAAGCAGCCGTCCGGCTCGTCCTCGGTGAGGTACACGACCCGGCGGTCCGGGTCGCACGCCAGGCTCGAGTGGGTGAGCCGCCCCATGGACAGGCGGGGCATCGCCGCCGCCGTGCCGTACGGGTCGCATTCGAAGATCCGGCCGCCGGGGATCGCCTCGCCGGACAACCAGGTGTGCCAGGGCGTGGCGCAGCCCACGCCGTTGAAGCTGGTGCCGGAGAGGATGCGGTAGGCGCCGCGCGCCGTCCCGTCGGGCGCGAAGCGGATCGCGGTGACCCCGCCGAGCAGCGAGGTCTCCGAGTTGGAGACGTAGATCCACTCGTCGCCGTCGGGGAAGCAGGCGCCGCCGTCGGGCGCCGAATGCCACACCACGCCCGCGGTCTTGTACCCCGAGCGCGCGATCACCCGTACGGTGAACCCCTCGGGTACGGCGATGCCGTTCTCGTCGGGGGCGCGCAGCGGGCCGTAGGGGCCGTTGCGGGAGTGCGGGCGGGCGGCGGCGAGCACCGCTCGCCACAGCGGGCCATCGGCCGCGGTGTGCCGGATGGCGGAGGCGGTCGCGCGTCTCCCGCCGGGCGGCGCAGCGAGCGCCCCCGGCCGGGCTGAACTGCTGCGGGACATGCTCTCTCCCCCAGAGCACTCGGCGACGGACGCCGGCCGGATCGGGCGTCCAGACACACGCTACGCCTGTGCTCCGGCACCATGGGGGATTTCGGGTGAACGATGCGTGTTTCTTGCACCCTGCTCCGCCGCACCGCCCGGCCGGGTGCGGGGTGAGGGGCGTCCCGCGGCGCCCCGCCCCGCATCCCGCGTACGCTCCGTGCCGGGCGGATGCCGGTGGGTGAAGGGCGCGTCACCTCGCAGCGTCACCTCGCAGCGTCACCTCAAGATGGCCCGGTCAGCGCTGGGCCTGCATCATCCAGTGCTGCTGCTCGAGGTCCTGGGCGGCCTCGATGAGCAGGTCCTGGGTGACCGGGTCGGGCTGCTCGGTCCGGTCCACGCGCTCGCGCATGCGCCGTACGCAGCCCTCGAGGATGTCGGTGAACGCCTCGACGACCTGCGTGTCCTGGAGGTAACCGGCGTTGAGCTGCTTGAGCTGGGTCTCGCGGGCAACGGTGCCGCAGCGGCCGTCCGGGTTCACGCCGATGGCGATCGCCCGCTCGGCCACCCGGTCGGTGTGCTTGCGCGCCACGTCGACGATCTCGTCGAGCTGGAGGTGGAGCGAGCGGAAGTTGCGGCCCACGAGGTTCCAGTGCGCCTGCTTGGCGAGCAGCGACAGGTCGATGAGATCGATCAGCGCACCCTGCAGGCATTCGCCGACTATCTTGCGGTCGCTGTCGTTGAGG is a window from the Thermopolyspora flexuosa genome containing:
- a CDS encoding MMPL family transporter, with the protein product MENRTRRGHPLRRLGWWAVRRRRLVLLCSLVAAVVAGVLAAGTVGALSLARFEAPGSESDRTAAQLAERFGTGGADLILLVTARRGDVDDPQVAASGRALTARVAAFEGVAEAASYWTRGAPATLRSTDGRHALILARIPGDADHVRARILPALLPEVTRGDHAIEVRAGGGEEVFRQTVPLARQDFLRAELVIFPLVFLLLWLYLRRILAAVLPIAAGLFAMVIGLALLRIPLLFTDISTFALNLTLAMGLGLGVDHALFVVSRFREEVRHGRERQEAVARAVEHAGHTVIFSGATVAASLAVLLVLPFDFLRSFAYAGIAVVVGGVVASLVVLPAVLAVTGGAVLPRGGHAGGHAAEPVARGGFWTGLAARVMRRPLAFGGVAAAALLLLASPVLGLRFGVADDRILPASAPARQTQEIVRAAFPAEETDALQVVSAPGAAVDRDAVAGYAAALSRLPGVAQVDSAAGSYAGGARVGDGDVGRFRPRDGGEGTWLSVVPSAEAMAADPVRLVDRVRAQPAPFPVLVGGYPAELADYRASVVDRLPWALGLMFAVTFAVLFRLTGSLLIPLKAAVLNALSLAVMFGVIVWVYQEGNLSGVLGFTPTGSVDPSIPILMLCVAYGLSMDYEVFLLSRITEEYRRTGDTETAVAAGLRHGGPLITAAGGILALSFAAYGTAQVVFVQMLGVGVAVAVLVDATVIRAILVPAAMRLAGRANWWAPGPLRRLSGLRPEPAAAPVPDPRPEAAARP
- a CDS encoding TetR/AcrR family transcriptional regulator, which encodes MPEQRRPVRRQARGLKRMEAILDAAEQVIEEVGYADATTNAIAARAGISPGSLYQFFRNKEEILDGLLERFTTGRKRFWDTYFTPETERLPLPELVDKVIDAAVGFKRAHPAYWSLLYGSAIADRLAEASARLHADLAGLFAEVLGRRAPHLPAQRRLAIAGMVLATVTAVMPRIVEADPARAGELTAELKAMLTAYLTAALAPGR
- a CDS encoding alkaline phosphatase PhoX, with the protein product MSRSSSARPGALAAPPGGRRATASAIRHTAADGPLWRAVLAAARPHSRNGPYGPLRAPDENGIAVPEGFTVRVIARSGYKTAGVVWHSAPDGGACFPDGDEWIYVSNSETSLLGGVTAIRFAPDGTARGAYRILSGTSFNGVGCATPWHTWLSGEAIPGGRIFECDPYGTAAAMPRLSMGRLTHSSLACDPDRRVVYLTEDEPDGCFYRFVPDEWGDLTSGTLEVLVTAPAGAGPIVWRRVPNPAGLIEPVRSQVPGARRFERPAGCHFADGVCRFVTADGLVWSYDAVHHRLEATSDAASLIPALVGDTGELFVAGDGMTIDVLTADGTAAPFLRVTGHDSSAITGLAFSPDGRHLYFSSQRGAAGPASGTGGVTYAVSGPFGRIGRG
- a CDS encoding Dps family protein is translated as MSAITSPLNDSDRKIVGECLQGALIDLIDLSLLAKQAHWNLVGRNFRSLHLQLDEIVDVARKHTDRVAERAIAIGVNPDGRCGTVARETQLKQLNAGYLQDTQVVEAFTDILEGCVRRMRERVDRTEQPDPVTQDLLIEAAQDLEQQHWMMQAQR